A genomic segment from Pyrodictium occultum encodes:
- a CDS encoding aldo/keto reductase, producing MPLFPVDNGDRKPIGGDTVSAIGLGTWAIRNPRRAFEALVEAIETGLVDNIDTAEMYGEGTAEELVGEVLRKVGRERVFVTTKVLPWRLRSFEELEKAIRASLRRLGVETVDLILIHWPLEGMPVSEQVRRLEKIAIGKGYARYIGVSNFDDRELEEALHATASAEIVVDQVHYSVLHRRWVEEKLLPLALRNNVTIQAYTPLERGRVAEHPVVRRIAERVGRTPIQVALNYLISRPRVVAIPKTENREHLREILGAMGWRLTEDAIEELERIGE from the coding sequence ATGCCCCTCTTCCCGGTGGATAACGGCGATAGGAAGCCTATAGGCGGCGACACGGTCTCAGCCATAGGGCTTGGCACCTGGGCTATACGCAACCCTCGCAGAGCCTTCGAGGCCCTTGTAGAGGCCATTGAGACGGGGCTGGTGGATAACATAGACACAGCCGAGATGTACGGGGAGGGCACTGCCGAGGAGCTTGTCGGAGAGGTCCTTAGGAAGGTTGGCAGGGAGAGAGTGTTCGTAACCACTAAGGTGCTGCCCTGGAGGCTCCGCAGCTTCGAGGAGCTTGAGAAGGCCATAAGGGCTAGCCTCCGGAGGCTCGGCGTCGAGACCGTGGATCTGATCCTCATCCACTGGCCTCTCGAGGGTATGCCGGTCTCGGAGCAGGTTAGGAGGCTGGAGAAGATCGCTATAGGGAAGGGCTACGCCCGCTACATAGGGGTGAGCAACTTTGACGACCGGGAGCTCGAGGAGGCCCTCCACGCCACCGCTAGCGCGGAGATAGTTGTAGACCAGGTTCACTACAGCGTGCTTCACCGCCGCTGGGTGGAGGAGAAGCTCCTCCCCCTAGCGCTCCGGAATAATGTGACCATACAAGCCTATACACCGCTTGAGAGAGGCAGGGTTGCAGAGCACCCAGTGGTGAGGAGGATCGCCGAGCGGGTCGGCAGGACGCCGATCCAGGTGGCGCTAAACTACTTGATATCCAGGCCGAGGGTGGTGGCTATACCCAAGACCGAGAACCGGGAGCATCTGCGCGAGATACTAGGCGCCATGGGCTGGAGGCTCACGGAGGACGCTATAGAAGAGCTAGAAAGAATCGGAGAGTAA
- a CDS encoding chromatin protein Cren7, translated as MACEKAVRVRDPTTGKEAELVPIKVWQLAPRGRKGVKIGLFKSPETGKYFRAKVPDDYPICS; from the coding sequence TTGGCGTGTGAGAAGGCTGTGAGGGTTCGTGACCCCACAACCGGCAAGGAGGCGGAGCTGGTGCCGATCAAGGTGTGGCAGCTAGCCCCCAGGGGGAGGAAGGGAGTAAAGATAGGCCTATTCAAGAGCCCCGAGACAGGCAAGTACTTCCGCGCCAAGGTCCCAGACGACTACCCGATATGCAGCTAG
- a CDS encoding FAD-binding oxidoreductase, translating to MSRLGDRLREILGSDKVVTDPIIIELYSREATGLNADTLPEALVFAESAADVSKLLAFAYRYGIPVYPQGSTSSLSGSALPSGGVVLSLERMRRIKEVNVVDGVAVAEPGVRIDDLNIELARYGYMFPVDPASSSVATVGGAVNTGAGGLRGAKYGTMRDWVLGLEVVLPDEEGTVMRIGCRTVKCRQGYDLVRLIVGSEGTLAVVTEATLRIAPLPEAAVTLLAFFDDLQGLLDTVVEIRSEGVQPLIMEFMERRTVEQAAGFLGWHGKLRGHMLLVSVDVNREAASRVLAWLERVARGNGAGLVYTARSLEEAEKKGLFQLRRSLFPAQVELSRRLLGSERVQVYVEDIAVPPSRLAEAVERLLELEEKYRLPMMLGGHIGDGNLHPAVGFDPGDPEARRRVWTWFHDVMRLAVELGGTVSAEHGIGVLKKEGLRMELEALGSLKALEIMKAIKRVFDPKGILNPGKVV from the coding sequence TTGAGCCGGCTAGGGGATAGGCTGAGGGAGATACTGGGCAGCGACAAGGTGGTCACCGACCCCATTATAATAGAGCTTTACTCTAGAGAGGCTACGGGGCTCAACGCGGACACGCTCCCGGAGGCTCTTGTATTCGCGGAGAGCGCCGCGGACGTGTCGAAGCTGCTGGCTTTCGCCTACCGTTACGGGATCCCCGTGTACCCGCAGGGGTCCACGTCCAGCCTCTCGGGCTCCGCGCTGCCCTCCGGCGGTGTGGTGCTCAGCCTTGAGCGTATGAGGCGCATAAAGGAGGTGAACGTTGTTGATGGTGTTGCCGTGGCGGAGCCCGGGGTCCGGATAGATGATCTCAATATAGAGCTCGCTAGGTATGGGTACATGTTCCCCGTCGACCCTGCCAGCTCCTCCGTGGCCACTGTCGGCGGTGCCGTCAACACGGGTGCTGGAGGGCTACGGGGAGCCAAGTATGGTACAATGAGGGACTGGGTACTCGGGCTCGAGGTGGTGCTTCCCGACGAGGAGGGTACGGTTATGCGGATTGGCTGTAGGACTGTGAAGTGCCGGCAGGGCTACGACCTGGTTAGGCTTATTGTGGGCAGTGAGGGCACGCTTGCCGTAGTCACCGAGGCGACGCTGCGCATAGCTCCGCTCCCTGAGGCCGCTGTCACACTGCTCGCCTTCTTCGATGATCTCCAGGGGCTACTGGATACCGTGGTCGAGATAAGGTCGGAGGGCGTGCAGCCTCTAATAATGGAGTTCATGGAGCGGCGCACCGTGGAGCAGGCAGCCGGCTTCCTAGGCTGGCACGGCAAGCTGAGAGGCCACATGCTCCTGGTGAGTGTTGACGTTAACCGCGAGGCTGCCAGCCGGGTTCTAGCATGGCTGGAGAGGGTGGCCAGGGGTAATGGAGCGGGCCTAGTCTATACGGCTAGGAGCCTGGAGGAGGCTGAGAAGAAGGGGCTCTTCCAGCTCCGTAGGAGCCTCTTCCCCGCGCAGGTTGAGCTGTCTAGGAGGCTTCTCGGCTCCGAGAGGGTGCAGGTCTATGTGGAGGATATAGCTGTGCCGCCCTCGAGGCTTGCAGAGGCTGTGGAGAGGCTCCTGGAGCTGGAGGAGAAGTACAGGCTCCCCATGATGCTCGGCGGTCATATAGGTGACGGCAACCTTCACCCTGCCGTGGGCTTTGACCCCGGGGACCCTGAGGCTAGGAGGAGAGTTTGGACCTGGTTCCACGATGTCATGAGGCTCGCTGTGGAGCTGGGCGGCACTGTCAGCGCTGAGCACGGGATAGGTGTGCTGAAGAAGGAGGGGCTCAGGATGGAGCTGGAGGCCCTAGGCTCCCTGAAAGCGCTGGAGATCATGAAGGCGATTAAGCGGGTCTTTGATCCGAAGGGGATACTGAACCCTGGCAAGGTGGTGTAG
- a CDS encoding CdvA-like protein: MARPPLTVDKVQEFIGETVYDPYGRVAGRLVSFESDVDGLVQNVVVETEDRDVRFIPAEAVEIKDGRIIVWPEWKTIAYKVTASYQRALKRLKGLEDIYSRNEIPSVVYHEMRKRLNDSLSKLKEEAKKLREIINRRMHEIEDNNLKLDRAIANLKVSYMAGEIGEKAYKTAIERLRGAKDSNTRELEDLKNTKGRIEALENGAIELAKTKSEAKAEKEKNTAPATVQGLQPIPVKVIEG, translated from the coding sequence ATGGCTAGGCCTCCTCTCACCGTTGACAAGGTGCAGGAGTTTATCGGCGAGACAGTCTACGATCCCTACGGCCGCGTTGCCGGGAGGCTTGTGAGCTTCGAGAGCGACGTGGACGGCCTAGTGCAGAACGTGGTGGTCGAGACCGAGGATAGGGATGTACGCTTCATACCCGCCGAGGCCGTGGAGATCAAGGACGGCCGGATAATAGTCTGGCCCGAGTGGAAGACAATAGCCTACAAGGTTACAGCGAGCTACCAGAGGGCCCTCAAGAGGCTAAAGGGGCTTGAGGACATATACAGCAGGAATGAGATACCGAGCGTGGTCTACCACGAGATGAGGAAGAGGCTGAACGACAGCCTCTCAAAGCTGAAGGAGGAGGCTAAGAAGCTACGCGAAATTATCAACAGGAGAATGCACGAGATAGAGGATAACAACCTCAAGCTTGACCGCGCCATAGCAAATCTCAAAGTATCCTACATGGCCGGCGAGATAGGGGAGAAGGCCTACAAGACCGCTATAGAGCGCCTCCGCGGCGCTAAGGACAGCAATACCAGGGAGCTAGAGGACCTGAAGAACACGAAGGGCAGGATTGAGGCCCTCGAGAACGGAGCTATAGAGCTGGCTAAGACCAAGAGCGAGGCCAAGGCCGAGAAGGAGAAGAATACAGCCCCCGCAACGGTGCAGGGCCTCCAGCCTATACCAGTGAAGGTGATAGAGGGCTAG
- a CDS encoding MarC family protein codes for MTGVGALGEFVTYYATLVFIMNPFGAAPIFLDIAGKLHPWERRRLANLVAAATAILLLLVALTGDLLLRLYMINLDEFRLAGGIVLIAIALHRLEGESRTMAPDPRDAALVPLAMPLLVGPATMTYVIVFSSQGGGAALFAAILAAVGTVWAILVASEAMLRVLGWSTMRIPTRITSLFVAGVGAAMVHTALLHWGIAVK; via the coding sequence ATGACCGGCGTGGGGGCGCTGGGCGAGTTCGTCACCTACTACGCCACCCTCGTCTTTATAATGAACCCCTTCGGCGCCGCGCCCATATTCCTCGACATAGCTGGCAAGCTCCACCCCTGGGAGAGGAGGAGGCTTGCAAACCTAGTAGCAGCCGCCACGGCCATCCTGCTGCTCCTCGTAGCCCTGACAGGGGACCTCCTGCTCAGACTCTACATGATAAACCTTGATGAGTTCAGGCTGGCAGGCGGGATCGTCCTAATAGCCATAGCTCTCCATAGGCTTGAGGGCGAGTCCAGGACCATGGCTCCCGACCCCAGGGATGCGGCCCTCGTGCCCCTGGCCATGCCCCTGCTGGTCGGCCCAGCAACCATGACCTATGTCATAGTATTCTCCAGCCAGGGTGGCGGAGCAGCACTGTTCGCAGCCATACTGGCTGCCGTGGGCACGGTGTGGGCTATCCTCGTCGCCTCAGAGGCAATGCTCCGCGTCCTAGGCTGGAGCACCATGAGGATCCCCACCAGGATAACATCACTATTCGTGGCAGGCGTGGGGGCGGCTATGGTTCACACAGCCCTGCTCCACTGGGGGATAGCAGTAAAATAG
- the ahcY gene encoding adenosylhomocysteinase → MLQIEWAEMHMPVVARFIRERFEQEKPLKDVRVGATLHVTKETAALVRTLVAGGAEVRLAASNPLSTQDEVAAALARHDGVEVCAWRGMSEDEYFSCIRWVAKWEPNIVIDDGGDLHATLHKEYPDVAGRVWGGTEETTTGVIRLRAMEKEGVLRYPAIAVNDAKTKTMFDNRYGTGQSTIDGILRATNILLAGKIVVVAGYGWVGRGIANRARGMGARVIVTEVDPIKALEAVMDGFDVMPMMEAARRGDVFITATGNKKVIRREHIEVMKDGAILANAGHFNVEIWVPDLEEMAVSKRVIRPNVTEYRLPDGRRIYLLAEGRLVNLVAAEGHPSEVMDMSFANQALSAEYLVKNRGKLEPRLYMVPREVDEEVARLKLRALGIEIDRLTEEQKEYLSSWQL, encoded by the coding sequence ATGCTCCAGATAGAATGGGCAGAGATGCACATGCCTGTAGTGGCGAGGTTTATCAGGGAGAGGTTTGAGCAGGAGAAGCCGTTGAAGGATGTGCGTGTCGGCGCCACGCTCCACGTAACCAAGGAGACTGCGGCGCTGGTCCGCACTCTCGTCGCAGGGGGCGCGGAGGTCCGGCTCGCCGCGAGCAACCCCCTAAGCACCCAGGACGAGGTTGCGGCGGCGCTGGCGAGGCATGATGGCGTGGAGGTCTGCGCCTGGCGGGGCATGAGCGAAGACGAGTACTTCTCCTGCATCCGCTGGGTGGCGAAGTGGGAGCCCAACATAGTTATAGATGATGGAGGCGATCTTCACGCCACCCTTCACAAGGAGTACCCCGACGTGGCCGGCAGGGTGTGGGGCGGCACGGAGGAGACAACGACCGGGGTGATAAGGCTCCGCGCCATGGAGAAGGAGGGTGTCCTCCGCTACCCGGCTATAGCGGTTAACGACGCAAAGACCAAGACGATGTTCGACAACCGCTACGGCACGGGCCAGAGCACCATAGATGGGATACTACGGGCCACCAATATCCTCCTGGCGGGCAAGATAGTGGTTGTTGCAGGCTACGGCTGGGTTGGCCGCGGTATAGCGAACCGCGCTAGGGGTATGGGCGCCCGCGTCATAGTAACCGAGGTCGACCCTATAAAGGCCCTCGAGGCCGTTATGGACGGGTTCGACGTAATGCCGATGATGGAGGCGGCTCGCCGCGGAGACGTCTTCATAACAGCCACGGGGAACAAGAAGGTTATACGCAGGGAGCACATAGAGGTCATGAAGGATGGTGCCATACTGGCAAACGCGGGCCACTTCAACGTGGAGATATGGGTCCCCGACCTGGAGGAGATGGCTGTATCCAAGCGCGTGATAAGGCCTAATGTCACTGAGTACAGGCTCCCCGACGGCCGCAGGATATACCTCCTAGCCGAGGGCCGCCTAGTGAACCTTGTAGCAGCGGAGGGCCACCCCAGCGAGGTCATGGACATGAGCTTCGCCAACCAGGCTCTCTCCGCAGAGTATCTTGTGAAGAACCGCGGCAAGCTGGAGCCGAGGCTCTATATGGTGCCAAGGGAGGTAGACGAGGAGGTGGCACGGCTCAAGCTAAGAGCCCTGGGGATAGAGATTGATAGGTTGACGGAGGAGCAGAAGGAGTACCTCTCCAGCTGGCAGCTCTAG
- a CDS encoding thiamine-phosphate kinase, producing the protein MQRSPSLRELGEHRAVERLIELLSKGWRCPSLGPGDDAACTGPGHPRLLVKIDGGGIESNLAPWMSLGDLGWLQVASAASDLAAKAARPLAFVLSLGLEPERSIRELEEIAEGAAEAARAHGAWLAGGDLNSCRGRGCGWVDVAAVGLAPGEPVPRRPRPGDLVYATTGRLGLGGLVFHSLAEGSWRSAAARYPRAFRVMARPLARLGFVELASRLPRGCITGSTDTSDGLAYSLWLLSRSAGAPLEVLEVPVEEEALRYAEEKGLDPLSLALYGGQELEIVFTVRPRCSRLAEEEAEALGLQVARVGRILGETGGPLLLHKGRSLEPRGWDNFLGWSSIQGQSP; encoded by the coding sequence TTGCAGCGGAGCCCCAGCCTCCGGGAGCTAGGCGAGCACAGGGCGGTGGAGAGGCTTATAGAGCTGCTCTCGAAGGGCTGGCGCTGCCCAAGCCTAGGGCCCGGCGATGACGCGGCCTGCACCGGGCCCGGGCACCCCAGGCTCCTGGTCAAGATAGACGGCGGCGGCATAGAGTCGAACCTCGCGCCCTGGATGAGCCTCGGGGACCTGGGCTGGCTCCAGGTGGCGTCCGCCGCGAGCGACCTCGCAGCCAAGGCCGCCAGGCCCCTCGCCTTCGTCCTGTCACTGGGCCTGGAGCCGGAGAGGAGCATAAGGGAGCTGGAGGAGATAGCAGAGGGCGCCGCCGAGGCCGCGAGAGCCCACGGGGCATGGCTCGCCGGCGGCGACCTCAACAGCTGCCGCGGCAGGGGCTGCGGCTGGGTAGACGTGGCTGCGGTGGGCCTCGCGCCCGGGGAGCCGGTGCCCCGCAGGCCTAGGCCCGGCGACCTCGTCTACGCGACCACCGGCCGCCTAGGCCTCGGGGGCCTCGTCTTCCACTCGCTTGCCGAGGGCTCTTGGAGGAGCGCGGCGGCCAGGTACCCCAGGGCCTTCAGGGTGATGGCTAGGCCGCTGGCCCGGCTAGGCTTCGTGGAGCTGGCCTCAAGGCTCCCCAGGGGCTGCATAACAGGCTCCACCGATACGAGCGACGGGCTAGCCTACAGCCTCTGGCTCCTCTCCCGCTCCGCGGGCGCGCCGCTGGAGGTGCTAGAGGTCCCTGTCGAGGAGGAGGCGCTCCGCTACGCGGAGGAGAAGGGCCTCGACCCACTCAGCCTAGCCCTCTACGGTGGCCAGGAGCTGGAGATAGTCTTCACCGTCCGCCCCCGCTGCAGCCGGCTAGCGGAAGAGGAAGCCGAGGCGCTCGGGCTCCAGGTGGCCCGGGTGGGCAGGATACTAGGGGAGACCGGCGGACCGCTCCTGCTCCATAAGGGGAGAAGCCTAGAGCCCCGGGGGTGGGACAACTTCCTGGGCTGGAGCAGCATACAGGGCCAGAGCCCTTGA
- a CDS encoding Snf7 family protein yields the protein MAALVSRLLQALGLGGGREPSIKERIDEVIVKLELIEDNVAELRYKFEQRSRELFEKVVSLLRRGEKSRAAIYAGEVSQVRNILKMVIAVENLVTMTKERLKTVRDVRELGQTLMVFGTALEEVKDQVRAIYPNLNIAFEELSRSVKSMIVETSIDAVGDIDPAVISSSAIEVLQEAMKKAEERIKSEFPEPPVEPVIRLQTAGRQLVALGAPTGGAGAAVGRPRGEELERLVLDYIMEHNGFLDIRDFSARYGVTKSEVLQALHRLAEKGLVALA from the coding sequence ATGGCGGCTCTAGTTTCACGCTTACTCCAGGCCCTGGGGCTGGGAGGCGGCCGGGAGCCCAGTATAAAGGAGAGGATAGACGAGGTCATAGTGAAGCTCGAGCTTATAGAGGATAATGTGGCGGAGCTTCGGTATAAGTTCGAGCAGAGGAGCCGCGAGCTCTTTGAGAAAGTGGTCTCCCTACTCCGCCGCGGCGAGAAGAGCCGGGCCGCTATATATGCGGGAGAGGTAAGCCAGGTGAGGAATATACTGAAAATGGTTATCGCGGTTGAGAACCTAGTAACAATGACCAAGGAGAGGCTTAAGACCGTGAGGGATGTGCGCGAGCTAGGCCAGACCCTCATGGTGTTCGGCACCGCGCTCGAGGAGGTGAAGGACCAGGTGCGCGCGATATACCCGAACCTTAACATAGCATTCGAGGAGCTATCCAGGAGCGTCAAGAGCATGATAGTGGAGACCAGCATAGATGCTGTAGGCGACATAGACCCGGCGGTGATAAGCAGCAGTGCTATCGAGGTACTCCAGGAGGCCATGAAGAAGGCTGAGGAGAGGATAAAGAGCGAGTTCCCGGAGCCCCCTGTGGAGCCCGTGATAAGGCTTCAGACGGCGGGAAGGCAGCTGGTGGCGCTGGGGGCCCCTACCGGCGGCGCCGGGGCGGCCGTTGGGAGGCCCAGGGGCGAGGAGCTGGAGAGGCTGGTGCTGGACTACATAATGGAGCATAACGGCTTCCTGGACATACGCGACTTCAGCGCCAGGTACGGGGTGACTAAGAGCGAGGTGCTTCAGGCGCTACATAGGCTGGCCGAGAAGGGTCTAGTAGCACTTGCCTGA
- a CDS encoding (Fe-S)-binding protein — translation MPDLEKLREAARQEAEMCLYCGFCEAVCPTLSHGPHRGYGPRGRLAVAARLLAGGRASGEALASIYSCLLCRACTLRCPVSIDVADIMRVVRVLYSSGGLEGERQVEIRVRG, via the coding sequence GTGCCGGACCTGGAGAAGCTACGCGAGGCCGCGCGGCAGGAGGCCGAGATGTGCCTCTACTGCGGCTTCTGCGAGGCGGTGTGCCCGACCCTCAGCCACGGCCCTCACCGGGGCTACGGGCCCCGTGGCCGCCTGGCTGTGGCGGCGCGGCTCTTGGCCGGAGGGAGGGCTTCTGGGGAGGCCCTTGCCTCTATCTACTCCTGCCTCCTCTGCAGGGCCTGTACCCTGAGGTGCCCCGTCTCCATAGATGTGGCTGATATAATGCGTGTTGTACGTGTCCTCTACAGCTCTGGAGGGCTGGAGGGCGAGCGGCAGGTGGAGATACGGGTTAGGGGGTGA
- a CDS encoding inositol monophosphatase family protein encodes MEPLLASSRELEDLRRLVARVAGEAAAYLRDRFGLEELLSVVSVHEHDSDEGMRIDVESERNIIELLRAEGLQGLFLGEESGLVKLGDDPYIVVADPLDGSKNYAGLVPWSAVSIAVAPLPKGRDPWLTDVAAGAVAPVFPWPVLSFARGLGAYEGGARVTVERGRKPRLLLAYVEKPDQASVVHEYLRLAGGRRSVRALGSASLEIAWAGLGRAEAFIDVRGRLRVVDVAAAVWLAREAGARVAVERRSASLTRVERVGSVAVASTEEAWRRIDAALRNCGHPGLEGLDL; translated from the coding sequence GTGGAGCCTCTCCTCGCCAGCAGCCGGGAGCTGGAGGACCTCCGCAGGCTCGTGGCCCGTGTAGCCGGGGAGGCCGCGGCCTACCTCCGCGACCGCTTCGGCCTCGAGGAGCTCTTGAGCGTGGTCTCCGTCCACGAGCATGACAGCGACGAGGGAATGAGGATAGACGTTGAGAGCGAGCGCAACATCATCGAGCTGCTGAGGGCTGAGGGGCTGCAGGGCCTCTTCCTCGGCGAGGAGAGCGGCCTCGTAAAGCTGGGCGATGACCCCTACATAGTGGTGGCGGACCCGCTAGACGGGAGCAAGAACTACGCGGGCCTAGTGCCCTGGAGCGCGGTCAGCATAGCGGTAGCCCCGCTCCCCAAGGGCCGGGATCCCTGGCTCACCGACGTGGCCGCCGGCGCAGTGGCCCCAGTGTTCCCCTGGCCCGTGCTCAGCTTCGCACGGGGCCTCGGAGCCTACGAGGGCGGGGCGAGGGTGACGGTCGAGAGGGGGAGGAAGCCCCGCCTCCTCCTAGCCTATGTGGAGAAGCCCGACCAGGCGTCGGTTGTCCACGAGTACCTCCGGCTGGCCGGGGGCAGGAGGAGCGTCCGCGCCCTCGGAAGCGCGAGCCTCGAGATAGCCTGGGCTGGGCTTGGCCGCGCCGAGGCCTTCATAGACGTACGCGGCAGGCTCCGCGTGGTGGACGTGGCGGCCGCTGTCTGGCTCGCCAGGGAGGCCGGCGCCAGGGTTGCCGTGGAGAGGCGCAGCGCCTCCCTAACCAGGGTGGAGAGGGTCGGCAGCGTGGCAGTAGCATCCACGGAGGAGGCCTGGAGGAGGATAGACGCCGCCCTACGCAACTGCGGTCATCCGGGCCTCGAGGGCCTAGACCTCTAG